caacgGGAGTGCGgcctgaaatctttcttacccttgtgccattctttcatcagttccggaggcagtgtgttgttaaATTCATCGAGtttcctctcatcttgtcaagatcatgttcaattccttccatttacagtcggagcgctgcccaaattatatcattcttattccttctctatcttgttttaaccggagtggtttaaatatctattGTGTCACTTAACCTCAAGGTTCTCATGGTGTTCCTTGTCTCTCATTTCTACCGGAGTCTTCTCAATTTTGTTCACCTctgtcgtgtcatttcttcaagctttgcgacctctcaaggttctttggtttcactcgtttgtcaaagaagcaacttagctttaccttttctcttcctcttctgtttttctccggtgccatcctagatctcgggacgagatcctcttgcagtggtggagtgttgtaacgccccgagaccgacgctcaagacgccttccatatatttcgtgttcggcgtgtgttttatttgtgtgttgcattcatcatcgcatcatttgcattgcattggCACTTCGTTGCCATCATGTTTTAAAATTTGCATTCGTTCGTCGTTGCCGTTTCTCCCTTTGCCTTCTTCACCTTCCCTCGGATCGTCTTGCCTTCGTTGACCGTTATGATACCAACCGGGTTTTTTTCGAATCCCTCTTGTCGGACCGCCTAACCCCTCTTTGCGCAGAGCATCGACCCCTCTCGCGCGTCCGGAATTTCCacgaacccgacccgggttgttgtcaccgttggatccggatcatccccaaacatctacaaaacatctccgttttcttattagGACTCCCTAGCATATTTTTCCCGACCGTCCGATTTTGATCGTAGGACCGGATTAGCCCCTACCCTAATCCCCTACCTATATAAACAATCTAACCCTAGACCAACTCCCTCATTTTCCTCACCCCGCTGCCAAACCAGCTCCACCTCGGGATCCTCCCCGCCGTCACCTGCGCAGCCACTTCTCTCCTCGTTTTCAGCCACCACCCGGTTCACCCCAGACTCCAGATCCATCCATCCGAACCGTTGGATCGAAATCCAACGTCCAAGAGGTGCCCCTATAGCTCCCGCAGCCACAGCTTCCTCGATCCAATCTGGATCAGGAGAGGAGCACCCGTCCCGCTCCTCGTCGCCTCATCGCCCCGTCGCCGCCTCCCTCTGCAGTAAACCAGGCCACGACCATGCCTCCTCCTCGTCAAATCCCCGTCGCCCAAGTGCCCGAGGAGAGGAGCTCCTCCAGCAGCCGTCTTCGACCGCAGCCGTCGTCCTCCGTGCCCAGCAATTGCAGCCTCTCCGCCGGCTGACCGAACTAGCACCCCGCGCCAAGTTCCGTCTTCTTGctgcgccgccgcccggagcttTCTTCGCCGGAGGCCTTCGCCTCGTCCGCGGCCCGAGCACCGCCTGGAGCCGCGACTCCCGTCGGACCTCCTCACTGTCCGAGGCTCCTGCCTCCCAGTCGTCTTCCTCGAGCAGGAGCTCACGcccgagctccatcgccacccgTTGCCCCTCACCGGAGCAACACCAGCAGGACCCCGCAGCACACCAGCAGGACCCCGCGGTCTCCTCTGCCCTCTCCTTGAGCCGGCCGCAAGCAGCACCATCACCAGGCTGGCCCCGTCGCGCCACCTCTCCCTTCCCTTCCTTCCTATggctccttccctctcctctcacGTCTCGCCCCTCTCTGTGTTTTCCTCGCAGAAGCACCACGCCATGGCTGCGCCCCACCGAAGCCTGGAGCTCCAAGTCCGCCAGCCCACCTCCGCTTCGATCCGGCAGGGAACGGGACCCCGGCGACCTCCTGCGACCGGATCCGGGTCCGCCTCCCTCTGCCCGTCCCTTTTCCTTCTCGTATCTCCTTCCTCCCTCACCGCTACTTCTCTGAATTTGTTCCCCGGCCATGTCCTTGCAGCTCCTCCAACGCACCTTGGAGCAGCCACTGTCGCGCCGTTCCCCTCCGACCCCGTGCAGATCCGAAGCCCTAGCACCGGGGCCCGCTATCTCCGTCGCTCTCTGGCCTCCCTGCCTGCAAGCGCCGCCATCCCCTCGTCGTCAGCTGCAGGAGCAGCACGGCCTCTCCTTCGGTTCGAGCATGGGAGACGAGCGCGTGCCTGCATCCTCTGCATCGCAGTGCTGCGCCTCTGCGTGCCCGTTGACTCCGCCCGAGCCGCTGCCTCGCTTGCCGCGGCCCAGGATCCAGTAACCGGCCCAGCCTCCCGAAGCCCAGCCGCTTCATCGCTTCCAGCCCAGTGGCCCGATGTGAGCAGCCGCCTAAACCCCTCCTGTGCACCGCTGGCCCAGCCAGTTTCGGCCCATATAGTGTTTTTTTCCTCTGGACGAATTTAATCAATTATCCCAGGAGTTACAGTTTTACAGATTGCACCCTCTTTGTCATTCATATAATAACTTAATAACCATGCATCATTTGTAAAaacattatatatgaaaaatgctcagaaatttgtgtagtttaataatatgtcactctcatccatgtttaaaatgtttaaaatgctgtttgtttaaatttgcttaaatgccatgttaaaatgatttaattcataactaattaaccgtaactcggatttaaataaactatatatgtaacttgcttgtaaaaatgcctagtttaacatggggcacttcattttgctgtttaacaacattaaaattgcgtttatggcagaacagtaccaaatcaaaaatatggacatgaggattttccgaaattgttgtttgttgttccggcctcatttaaacttgcttaaatagttagtttacttatgcttcacctcttgccatgttaatcaacatttaatattgttgggtacataaccgagagagaactaaataattggtgtggtgtttcgtcaatatgcaactcgttgcatatcgagctccacttaatttgtagtgttgtttgttgcactttgccatgccatgccccattaaaccggacatgcatcatacttgattgtgcatcatgccatgtttatgattgtgtgtttactatgttgtttgtttctttccaggttgcttctctcgttagcttcggtttcgttccggagttgtgaggattcgttcgactacgtccgtttgtcttcttcatggactcgttcttcttccttgcgggatctcaggcaacatgaccataccctcgaaatcacttctatctttgctttgctagttgttcgttctattgccatgctgcgctacctaccacttgctatatcatgcctcccatatttgccatgtcaagcctctaaccatccttttcctagcaaaccgttgtttggctaagttaccgcttttgctcagcccctcttatagcattgctagttgcaggtgaagatgaagtttgttccatgttggaacatggatattttggaatatcacaatatctcttatttaattaatgcatctatatacttggtaaagggtggaaggctcggccttatgcctggtgtttttttccaatcttgccaccctagtttctgtcataccggtgttatgttccttgattttgcgttccttacgcggttgggtgatttatgggacccccttgacagttcgctttgaataaaactcctccagcaaggcccaaccttggttttaccatttgctaccacctatccccttttcccttgggttctgcagactcaagggtcatctttattttaaaccccccgggccagtgctccttcgagtgttggtccgaactgagtagactgcggggccccctcgtggaaactcgaggtctggttttactcgtaggatgtctcatccggtgttgccctgagaacgagatatgtgcagctcctatcgggatttgtcggcacatcgggcggctttgctggtcttgttttaccattgtcaaaatgtcttgtaaaccgggattccaagactgatcgggtcttcccgggagaaggtttatccttcgttgaccgtgagagcttataatgggctaagtggggacacccctgcagggtattatcttttgaaagccgtgcccgcggttatgtggcagatgggaatttgttaatatccggttgtagagaacttgacactcgacttaattaaaatacatcaactgtgtgtgtagccgtgatggtctctttccggcggagtccgggaagtgaacatggttcttgtgttatgtttgacgtaagtaggagttcaggatcacttcttgatcattgctagttgtcgACCATCCctttgctcctcttctcgctcttatttgcgtatgttggccaccatatatgcttagtgcattgctgcagctccacctctttacaccatcctttcctataagcttaaatagtcttgatctcgcaggtgtgagattgctgagtcctcgtgactcacagattctaccaaaacagttgtaggtgccgatgataccagtgcaggtgatgcaaccgagctcaagtgggggcccgatgaagatcttgttcgttgtgttgtttctgtTCTTGTTGTTCAGTAGTGGATCCCAGTTGGGACGATctgggatctagcagttgggttgtcttcttttcttttggttccgtagtcggacctatgtgtgtactctgattgatgtatgatttatttatgtatgtgtgaagtggcgattgtaagccaactctttatcccagtcttgttcattacatgggattgtgtgaagatgacccttcttgcgacaaaaccacaatgcggttatgcctctaagtcatgcctcgacacgtgggagatatagccgcatcgtgggtgttacatatTGGTACCTACATATTCTATGAGGATCTTTATCAGTcat
The sequence above is a segment of the Aegilops tauschii subsp. strangulata cultivar AL8/78 chromosome 6, Aet v6.0, whole genome shotgun sequence genome. Coding sequences within it:
- the LOC141026062 gene encoding uncharacterized protein, producing MPDSLAYFSRPSDFDRRTGLAPTLIPYLYKQSNPRPTPSFSSPRCQTSSTSGSSPPSPAQPLLSSFSATTRFTPDSRSIHPNRWIEIQRPRGAPIAPAATASSIQSGSGEEHPSRSSSPHRPVAASLCSKPGHDHASSSSNPRRPSARGEELLQQPSSTAAVVLRAQQLQPLRRLTELAPRAKFRLLAAPPPGAFFAGGLRLVRGPSTAWSRDSRRTSSLSEAPASQSSSSSRSSRPSSIATRCPSPEQHQQDPAAHQQDPAVSSALSLSRPQAAPSPGWPRRATSPFPSFLWLLPSPLTSRPSLCFPRRSTTPWLRPTEAWSSKSASPPPLRSGRERDPGDLLRPDPGPPPSARPFSFSYLLPPSPLLL